One region of Opitutaceae bacterium genomic DNA includes:
- a CDS encoding DUF3488 domain-containing protein — MVKKRPQLKWEELQQLKWALGSLLASISAWSVCHLGLDFRFSTTLVFIAAAAVLIWPSIPARIPLAVHRLAFLVVGLYLAFDLHMNRQPFPSLVRAELLLIVLRLIAYRRTREDLQLILLGLLLVVASGVYSASPLFVAQILAFAVCGLALLLLATISGGTEMGRGTGPDGSTPSTDAASQAVPSWAAKVRWRTLLQRICAVLDWRILLLGSLLFGGLLGSSGLLFFAIPRFEIGNDFLLDRLVSKTTMTGFSDTVSFGDVTDIQEDDGIAMTVDVSDPSLIPGTPYWRMVVLDEYSKDGFRMSAELSRYLSESTHELVQSVGGRQGSGPGDNGVWSIFLEPGVSRYLPLGGSFGRIDFSRPVSFSFNRALRLVALKAEPSELLGYQIHGHRMSAILPDPGFTARGSTGSHVPGFRGMRVNAGAESVLSGMVREFSGDVALGAEEFSRKACEWLWGRHAYSLQSTLPAGGDDPLVRWLQSGTPGHCEYFAGSFALLANAAGFPVRVVTGFKGGAWNTFSNSLIVRHTQAHAWCEIWNGRDAWIRVDPTPGTTAAVGEPAREIAAAEMRDRPVESGWGAKLDGLRVIWYRRVISFDGEAQGEMTYETLRGIDRMLTWMDKAARSGYAQARNWLLEPWSTRRLVIHSLLLFLAVTAFWLVSAARRSWAWRLLFVWHPRGDREPVRKEAARWLQRIRTQSVAFRSHPQMVRAREDLERLRFGPRSARVHAGTVFATARRAFAAARRSNRIETRNRT; from the coding sequence ATGGTCAAAAAGCGGCCGCAGCTTAAGTGGGAGGAGCTGCAGCAGCTCAAATGGGCGCTGGGTTCGCTTCTTGCGTCGATTTCCGCGTGGAGCGTCTGCCACCTCGGCCTTGATTTTCGATTTTCGACCACGCTCGTTTTCATTGCGGCTGCCGCAGTCCTGATCTGGCCATCGATTCCCGCCCGCATACCGTTGGCCGTTCACCGGCTCGCGTTCCTGGTTGTTGGCCTCTATCTCGCCTTTGACCTCCATATGAACAGGCAGCCGTTTCCGTCCCTCGTGCGGGCGGAACTGCTGCTCATTGTTCTTCGACTGATTGCGTATCGGCGCACCCGCGAGGACCTGCAGCTCATCCTCCTTGGGCTCCTGCTGGTGGTTGCGTCGGGAGTCTATTCCGCGTCACCGCTTTTTGTCGCCCAGATACTGGCGTTCGCCGTGTGCGGACTCGCCTTGCTCCTCCTGGCAACGATATCCGGCGGGACGGAAATGGGGAGGGGAACCGGTCCGGATGGTTCTACCCCATCGACAGATGCCGCATCCCAAGCGGTGCCTTCTTGGGCTGCCAAGGTCAGATGGAGGACGCTCCTCCAACGAATTTGTGCCGTGCTGGACTGGCGCATTCTGCTGCTTGGAAGCCTGTTGTTTGGAGGACTGCTGGGGTCCTCGGGACTTTTGTTTTTTGCAATCCCGCGATTCGAGATTGGAAACGATTTTCTGCTCGATCGCCTGGTCAGCAAGACGACGATGACGGGATTTTCCGATACCGTCAGCTTCGGGGATGTCACCGACATTCAGGAGGATGACGGCATCGCGATGACAGTGGACGTCAGCGACCCCTCGCTGATTCCCGGCACGCCTTACTGGCGGATGGTTGTGCTGGATGAGTATTCAAAAGATGGATTCAGGATGTCCGCCGAGCTCAGCCGTTACCTTTCGGAATCCACACACGAACTCGTGCAGTCTGTCGGCGGGCGGCAGGGATCGGGACCCGGGGACAATGGCGTATGGAGCATCTTTCTGGAACCCGGGGTGAGCCGCTATCTGCCGCTCGGAGGCTCATTCGGCCGCATCGATTTCAGCCGGCCAGTCTCGTTCTCATTCAACCGTGCGCTGCGCCTTGTCGCCTTGAAGGCGGAACCGTCGGAGCTGCTTGGATACCAGATTCACGGTCACCGGATGAGTGCGATCCTTCCTGACCCTGGTTTTACCGCACGCGGGAGCACGGGCAGCCATGTGCCGGGATTCCGCGGAATGCGCGTGAATGCCGGCGCCGAGAGTGTCCTCAGCGGCATGGTGCGCGAGTTTTCAGGCGACGTCGCGCTCGGAGCGGAGGAATTCTCACGAAAGGCGTGCGAATGGCTCTGGGGGCGACACGCCTATTCGCTTCAGTCGACACTGCCTGCGGGCGGCGATGACCCGCTGGTGCGGTGGCTCCAGTCGGGCACACCCGGGCATTGTGAGTACTTTGCCGGCTCATTTGCGCTCCTGGCGAACGCCGCCGGGTTTCCGGTTCGCGTTGTCACCGGATTCAAGGGAGGGGCATGGAACACCTTCAGCAACAGCCTGATCGTCCGCCACACGCAGGCGCATGCCTGGTGTGAGATCTGGAATGGGCGGGACGCATGGATCCGGGTCGATCCCACACCCGGGACAACTGCCGCGGTGGGGGAGCCTGCTCGGGAGATTGCGGCTGCCGAAATGCGCGACCGGCCTGTCGAAAGCGGGTGGGGTGCGAAACTCGATGGATTGCGGGTCATCTGGTACCGGCGGGTGATCAGTTTCGATGGGGAGGCGCAGGGAGAGATGACCTATGAAACCCTGAGGGGGATTGACCGCATGCTGACGTGGATGGACAAGGCTGCTCGAAGCGGGTATGCACAGGCGAGGAACTGGCTTCTCGAACCTTGGAGCACGCGACGCCTGGTGATTCACAGCCTGCTGCTTTTCCTGGCGGTGACTGCGTTCTGGCTGGTGTCAGCCGCGCGGCGGAGCTGGGCATGGAGGCTCCTGTTTGTCTGGCACCCGCGTGGGGATCGCGAGCCGGTGCGAAAGGAGGCGGCCCGCTGGCTGCAGCGAATTCGAACGCAATCCGTGGCATTTCGCAGTCACCCGCAGATGGTGCGCGCGCGGGAGGATTTGGAGAGACTTCGATTTGGGCCGCGTTCGGCGCGCGTGCATGCAGGCACCGTGTTCGCCACCGCCCGCCGCGCATTCGCCGCGGCCAGGCGTTCAAACCGGATCGAAACGCGGAACAGGACTTGA
- a CDS encoding type II toxin-antitoxin system prevent-host-death family antitoxin, with the protein MKTTTVRELRNNYSKVLKWVSAGQEVQVTRRGKVVAKVVLPDEPSLKVDWSQSAALRITAEDKILTARQSERLLKEAQGNC; encoded by the coding sequence ATGAAGACGACGACCGTGCGCGAACTCCGCAACAACTATTCCAAGGTACTGAAATGGGTCTCGGCCGGACAGGAAGTCCAGGTGACGCGGCGGGGCAAGGTCGTGGCGAAGGTCGTGCTGCCAGACGAACCTTCCCTCAAGGTGGATTGGTCTCAGAGTGCGGCGCTGCGGATCACTGCTGAGGACAAGATCCTGACCGCCAGGCAGAGCGAACGTCTGCTCAAGGAAGCCCAGGGCAATTGCTGA
- a CDS encoding PIN domain-containing protein, whose product MFSLYRKDVHTAAAAAFLVKAAEPLALSALNEYELCNALRFAEFRGLLPPGEAVRRLRAFAEDRATGRWHYSAIALDEIVAQAGVISELHTVKRGHRAFDILHVAHAKLARPKVFLSFDVNQVLLAKLVGLPVRP is encoded by the coding sequence TTGTTTTCCCTCTACCGGAAGGACGTCCATACGGCGGCTGCGGCGGCGTTCCTTGTCAAGGCTGCCGAGCCTCTGGCGTTGTCGGCCTTGAATGAATACGAGCTGTGCAATGCGCTCCGTTTTGCGGAATTCCGGGGGTTGCTGCCCCCCGGCGAGGCGGTCCGTCGCCTGCGGGCATTTGCGGAGGACCGTGCCACCGGTCGCTGGCACTACAGCGCGATTGCACTTGATGAAATCGTGGCGCAGGCAGGGGTCATATCGGAGCTGCATACCGTCAAGCGCGGGCATCGCGCATTCGACATCCTCCATGTCGCCCACGCGAAGCTGGCAAGACCGAAGGTGTTCCTCAGTTTCGACGTGAATCAGGTCTTGTTGGCGAAGCTGGTGGGGTTGCCTGTCAGGCCTTGA